A window from Borrelia sp. P9F1 encodes these proteins:
- the crr gene encoding PTS glucose transporter subunit IIA, whose protein sequence is MGFLDFFKKVATLDLIAPVSGKVVSIDKVPDEAFAEKIVGDGVAIVPTGSELVAPCDGTIGKIFKTNHAFSLETKEGVEIFVHFGINTLNLNGKGFTRVAEEGSSVKQGDVVIRLDLDYLKAHAESVVTPVVIANSDEVSNIEYVFGRFDDGSEYILPSSASLTEDVRNKISQTKPVEAGKDLVLRVKK, encoded by the coding sequence ATGGGGTTTTTAGATTTTTTTAAAAAGGTAGCTACTTTGGATTTGATAGCACCTGTTAGTGGCAAGGTTGTTTCAATCGATAAAGTTCCGGACGAGGCGTTTGCTGAGAAAATAGTTGGTGATGGGGTTGCTATTGTTCCTACGGGCAGTGAGTTAGTTGCACCTTGTGATGGAACTATTGGTAAGATTTTCAAGACAAATCATGCTTTTAGTCTTGAGACTAAAGAGGGCGTTGAAATTTTTGTTCACTTTGGTATTAATACTCTTAATTTGAATGGAAAGGGGTTTACAAGGGTTGCTGAAGAAGGGTCGAGCGTGAAGCAGGGAGATGTTGTTATTAGACTTGATCTTGACTATTTAAAGGCTCATGCGGAATCAGTGGTTACTCCCGTTGTTATTGCAAATTCTGATGAGGTTTCGAATATTGAGTACGTATTTGGCAGGTTTGATGATGGTTCTGAATATATCTTACCTTCTTCTGCTTCTTTAACAGAAGATGTCAGAAATAAGATATCCCAAACCAAGCCCGTTGAGGCTGGCAAGGATCTGGTTCTTAGAGTCAAAAAATAG
- a CDS encoding response regulator, whose product MEGNRKALVVDDSIFMRKNLIKILKKLGFSEFFEAEDGLEAVREFEQREEIDLITLDITMMGMDGITALERMNEINNRFSKKINVLMVTALGKQELIKKALELGAKGYITKPFSEDQITEQIKMLD is encoded by the coding sequence TTGGAAGGAAACAGAAAGGCCTTAGTTGTTGATGACTCTATTTTTATGAGGAAAAATCTAATCAAGATATTGAAAAAATTAGGTTTTAGCGAATTTTTTGAAGCAGAGGACGGGCTTGAAGCGGTTAGAGAATTTGAACAGCGAGAAGAGATTGATCTGATAACTCTTGATATAACAATGATGGGAATGGACGGCATTACAGCTCTTGAAAGGATGAATGAAATTAATAATAGATTTTCAAAGAAAATTAATGTATTAATGGTGACAGCACTTGGAAAGCAAGAACTCATTAAGAAAGCTTTGGAGCTTGGTGCTAAGGGTTATATTACAAAACCCTTCAGCGAAGATCAAATAACAGAGCAAATAAAAATGTTGGATTAG
- the gnd gene encoding decarboxylating NADP(+)-dependent phosphogluconate dehydrogenase, whose translation MDVGVYGLGVMGSSLALNIADNGFNVSVYNRDNERTEVFLVNNAHRKIIGFKDVESFIKSLKKPRKIILMISSSAVDKVIEQILPLVEKFDIIVDGGNSHYKNTMRRERELFSRDVYFVGLGISGGEEGARSGSSLMYGGSRKSYELIEPILNEIAAKTRVGDVCSAYIGENGAGHYVKMIHNGIEYADMQLISEAYFFMKKAFNLDNLRIAEVFEKWNEGELSSYLVEITSSILKYKENNEYLLDKILDVANQKGTGKWTSIEAFETGVPANLIFESVFARFVSTLKHERVIASDILKMDLGPFEFDLSDWILDLYYALLVSKILAYAQGFMLLKSASVNYSWDLNLGKISLVWREGCIIRSVFLEKIKLAYDKNPHLINLLFDDYFLEIIKKHHKSLRRVVSKASEIGIPLPVFYASLSFLDSYSTNYLPTNLIQAQRDFFGAHKFERLDSKLGEFFHSNWQ comes from the coding sequence ATGGATGTTGGTGTTTATGGGTTGGGTGTTATGGGTAGCAGTTTAGCTTTAAATATTGCTGATAACGGGTTTAATGTTTCTGTTTATAATAGAGACAATGAAAGGACTGAGGTTTTTCTTGTAAACAATGCTCATAGGAAGATTATTGGATTTAAAGATGTTGAGAGTTTTATTAAAAGTTTAAAAAAACCTAGAAAAATTATTTTAATGATATCAAGCTCAGCTGTGGATAAGGTAATTGAGCAAATTCTACCTCTAGTTGAAAAATTTGATATTATCGTTGACGGCGGAAATTCTCATTACAAGAATACCATGAGAAGAGAACGAGAGTTATTCTCTAGGGATGTTTATTTTGTTGGACTTGGAATTTCGGGGGGTGAAGAGGGCGCTCGGTCTGGGTCTTCTTTGATGTATGGAGGTAGCAGAAAGTCTTATGAGTTAATTGAACCTATTTTAAATGAGATAGCTGCAAAGACACGGGTGGGAGATGTTTGCTCTGCTTATATTGGTGAGAATGGAGCAGGCCACTATGTAAAGATGATTCATAATGGGATTGAGTACGCCGATATGCAACTTATTAGTGAAGCATATTTTTTTATGAAGAAAGCTTTTAATTTAGATAATTTGAGGATCGCAGAAGTGTTTGAAAAGTGGAATGAGGGAGAGCTTTCTAGTTATTTGGTGGAAATAACATCTAGTATTCTAAAATACAAAGAAAATAATGAGTATTTGCTTGATAAGATTTTGGATGTTGCAAATCAAAAGGGTACTGGCAAATGGACTTCAATTGAAGCTTTTGAGACAGGTGTGCCAGCAAATTTGATTTTTGAGTCTGTGTTCGCACGGTTTGTCTCCACATTAAAACATGAAAGGGTAATCGCTAGTGACATTCTTAAAATGGATTTAGGGCCATTTGAATTTGATCTTAGTGATTGGATTTTGGATCTTTATTATGCCCTTTTAGTTTCAAAGATATTAGCTTATGCTCAGGGGTTCATGTTGCTTAAGTCGGCATCTGTTAATTATAGTTGGGATTTAAACTTGGGAAAAATTTCTTTGGTTTGGAGAGAGGGTTGCATAATTAGGAGTGTTTTCCTAGAAAAGATTAAACTAGCGTACGACAAAAATCCTCACCTTATCAATCTGCTTTTCGATGACTACTTTTTAGAGATAATTAAGAAGCATCACAAGTCCCTAAGAAGGGTAGTCTCAAAAGCTAGCGAAATCGGAATACCTTTACCGGTATTTTATGCAAGCCTTTCGTTTCTGGATTCTTATTCTACTAATTACTTACCAACCAATCTAATACAGGCTCAGCGAGACTTCTTCGGGGCACATAAGTTCGAAAGACTGGATTCGAAGCTGGGTGAGTTTTTCCATAGTAATTGGCAATAG
- a CDS encoding DUF3996 domain-containing protein, whose protein sequence is MGKTVLILVLLLVAIGTSADDLYSSRGAFGFGVTGPFPSTFQLVLGPNIEIEIGLYNGLKNLFQNASTIFSSLEFVTPTYNLIEEYNLIDIALGIGVYGMWWISKWNRTQKVYGSMNIGGRLSFILNFSVSKKLFDIFLKLGPGVNIWGGSFDSARKWEIFATLGLRFWIV, encoded by the coding sequence ATGGGAAAGACAGTGTTGATTTTAGTCTTATTATTGGTTGCTATTGGCACCTCGGCAGACGATTTGTATTCAAGTCGAGGAGCCTTTGGCTTTGGAGTAACGGGACCTTTCCCAAGTACATTTCAACTAGTCTTGGGACCCAACATTGAAATAGAGATTGGACTTTACAATGGGTTGAAGAATTTGTTTCAAAATGCCAGTACAATATTTTCTTCTTTGGAGTTTGTAACCCCTACATACAATTTGATAGAGGAATACAATCTGATAGATATTGCACTTGGAATTGGTGTATATGGTATGTGGTGGATATCGAAGTGGAATCGCACTCAGAAAGTTTATGGTTCAATGAATATTGGGGGGCGCCTATCTTTTATACTAAATTTCTCAGTTAGTAAAAAATTGTTTGACATTTTTTTAAAATTAGGACCCGGTGTCAATATTTGGGGAGGAAGTTTCGATTCGGCTCGAAAATGGGAGATATTTGCAACTCTGGGGCTCAGGTTTTGGATTGTATAA
- a CDS encoding xanthine dehydrogenase family protein subunit M produces MSGIRVYYPENFNALVSLFDRELDNYIVYNEIDFHKNIEIFKEKNKTINFFLVNNFERFRKISLKSNYLEIGPCVTYNEILKFGERNIPRLFYELIAKLNDKIYLNSVNIANGFYYKSTVFDLHPLFLSLDAQLEFRDVFTKKTYTYNAYSVNRDDYIQRRNTLFLTKLKFPITNLWNKSFYGKVFVDTFSFEMLENVNIIFICVLLNVKRDVISDFLMKIFYDDKVITLRDFQVSLLNKTLPLSISEIEDSLKMLDKNVRDVKNFSFGERNLKLIKSFYFDVLISF; encoded by the coding sequence ATGAGCGGCATAAGAGTATACTACCCAGAAAACTTTAATGCACTTGTTAGTTTGTTTGACAGAGAATTGGATAATTATATTGTTTATAACGAAATTGACTTCCATAAAAATATTGAGATTTTTAAAGAAAAGAATAAAACAATTAATTTCTTTTTGGTCAATAATTTTGAAAGATTTAGAAAGATTTCACTTAAGAGTAATTATTTAGAAATAGGGCCATGTGTTACTTATAATGAAATATTGAAATTTGGAGAGAGAAATATTCCAAGATTATTTTATGAGCTTATTGCAAAATTAAATGATAAAATATATTTAAACAGCGTTAACATTGCTAATGGGTTTTATTATAAGAGTACCGTTTTTGATTTGCATCCTTTGTTTCTAAGCCTTGATGCTCAACTTGAGTTCAGAGATGTTTTCACTAAAAAAACTTATACTTATAATGCTTATAGTGTTAATAGGGATGATTATATACAAAGGCGCAATACTTTGTTTTTGACTAAATTAAAATTTCCAATTACAAATCTATGGAACAAAAGTTTTTATGGTAAAGTGTTTGTTGATACTTTTTCATTTGAAATGTTAGAAAATGTAAACATTATTTTTATTTGTGTGCTTTTGAATGTCAAAAGAGACGTTATAAGTGATTTTTTGATGAAAATATTTTACGATGACAAGGTTATTACTTTAAGGGATTTTCAAGTTTCACTTCTTAATAAAACTCTACCTTTGTCGATTTCTGAGATTGAAGATTCCCTTAAAATGTTGGATAAAAATGTTAGAGATGTTAAAAATTTTAGCTTTGGCGAGAGGAATTTGAAACTTATTAAAAGTTTTTATTTTGATGTATTGATTAGCTTTTGA
- the fliS gene encoding flagellar export chaperone FliS — MTSKEDIYKKTQINTSSPLLLLVMLYERAIQDLEIAEELYQKEDLKDAVKADERIYHAQDIIIELMSTLNFEDGGAFSKQLFSIYSFLNKELERVILEKKRDNIQGVIKHLKNLHMAWREILNKDHSSNNKKLGINIVS, encoded by the coding sequence TTGACGTCAAAGGAAGATATATATAAGAAAACACAGATTAATACATCAAGTCCTCTCTTGTTACTAGTAATGCTTTATGAGAGAGCTATACAGGATTTAGAAATTGCTGAAGAACTTTATCAAAAAGAAGACTTAAAGGATGCGGTAAAAGCTGATGAGAGGATATACCATGCACAAGACATAATCATTGAGTTGATGTCTACACTGAATTTTGAAGATGGTGGAGCCTTTTCTAAGCAGTTGTTTTCAATATACTCTTTTTTAAACAAAGAACTTGAAAGGGTCATATTAGAAAAAAAAAGAGACAACATTCAAGGCGTAATAAAGCATCTTAAAAATCTGCATATGGCCTGGCGGGAAATTCTTAATAAGGATCACAGTTCTAACAACAAGAAATTAGGAATCAATATTGTAAGTTGA
- the htpG gene encoding molecular chaperone HtpG, translating to MKKQFDTEVNDLLYLIIHSLYSHKEIFLRELISNASDAIDKLKFLNLTDEKFKGINLDPKIEISFDDKIIKIKDNGIGMNKEDLMNHLGVIAKSGTKEFINNLKKDEKKASSLIGQFGVGFYSAFIVSEKVEVRTRKALEENAYIWSSDGKTGYEIDQTEKDDMGTEITLYLNEEGTEYTSKWKIQEIIKKYSNHINYPISIKYREPLMKDGKQEGFEDKEDKVNETTAIWIKNKSEITDEEYNEFYKNLTFDYENPLIHIHTKAEGSIEYINLFYVPSKAPYDLYYPNPKPGVRLFINRVFITDSEGSLLPNYLRFIKGVIDCQDLPLNVSREILQQNKILSKIKLSSVKKILGELEKLSEADSSKFAEFSKEFGRCLKEGVYSDFDNREKLISLIRFKSSSVDGFVSLKEYKGRMPEGQKSIYYITGGRENILKANPIVTAYKERGYETLIMDDELDEAILNFMTEYDGTKLKAINKNETSDELKDENFKKTEEEFKDILLKVKEILKDQVKDVLLSATLIKEPSAIIIDSADPTYQMQRIMLSMGQEVKETKPILELNPNNKIVKNLKNLDSENLEKISIILLEEAIITSGLPSKNPSQFINILNEILEKNI from the coding sequence ATGAAAAAACAGTTTGACACAGAAGTTAATGACTTGCTTTATTTAATCATACACTCTCTTTATTCCCATAAAGAGATATTTTTACGAGAACTAATATCAAACGCTTCTGATGCAATTGATAAGCTTAAATTTTTAAACCTAACAGATGAAAAATTTAAAGGTATTAACCTAGATCCAAAGATAGAAATAAGTTTTGATGACAAAATCATTAAAATCAAAGATAACGGTATTGGAATGAATAAAGAGGATCTAATGAATCATCTTGGAGTAATTGCAAAATCAGGCACTAAGGAATTTATTAATAACTTAAAAAAAGATGAAAAAAAAGCCTCAAGTTTAATTGGACAGTTTGGAGTTGGCTTTTATAGTGCTTTTATCGTGTCAGAAAAAGTTGAAGTTAGAACAAGAAAAGCTCTAGAAGAGAATGCCTATATCTGGTCTAGCGATGGGAAGACAGGGTATGAAATAGATCAAACGGAAAAAGATGACATGGGCACCGAAATAACCCTTTATCTTAATGAAGAAGGAACTGAGTATACTAGTAAATGGAAAATTCAAGAGATTATAAAAAAATATTCAAACCATATTAACTATCCTATATCCATTAAATATAGGGAACCCTTAATGAAAGATGGAAAACAAGAGGGGTTTGAAGACAAAGAAGATAAGGTAAACGAAACTACAGCAATTTGGATAAAAAACAAAAGTGAAATTACTGATGAAGAATATAATGAATTTTATAAAAATCTGACTTTTGACTATGAAAATCCACTTATCCATATCCATACAAAAGCTGAAGGAAGCATTGAATACATAAACCTTTTCTATGTTCCAAGCAAGGCTCCTTATGACCTATACTACCCAAATCCCAAACCTGGTGTGAGGTTATTCATAAACAGAGTTTTTATCACAGACTCTGAGGGTAGCTTACTTCCAAATTATTTAAGATTTATAAAAGGAGTAATAGATTGCCAAGACCTACCGCTAAACGTAAGCAGGGAGATTTTACAGCAAAATAAAATACTATCTAAAATAAAGTTATCTTCTGTAAAAAAAATACTAGGCGAACTTGAAAAATTAAGTGAAGCAGATTCTTCCAAGTTTGCTGAATTTTCAAAAGAATTTGGAAGATGTTTGAAAGAGGGAGTTTATTCTGACTTTGATAATAGAGAAAAACTCATATCTTTGATTAGATTTAAATCTTCTAGCGTGGATGGATTTGTCTCTTTGAAAGAATATAAAGGTAGAATGCCTGAGGGCCAAAAAAGTATATATTACATAACTGGGGGGAGAGAAAACATACTAAAAGCCAATCCAATTGTAACTGCCTATAAAGAAAGAGGATACGAGACTCTTATTATGGATGACGAACTTGATGAGGCTATTTTAAATTTTATGACGGAATACGACGGAACAAAACTGAAAGCAATCAATAAAAACGAAACAAGCGATGAATTAAAAGATGAAAACTTTAAAAAAACCGAAGAAGAATTTAAGGATATCTTGTTAAAAGTAAAAGAAATACTTAAAGACCAAGTTAAAGATGTTTTGTTATCAGCCACATTAATCAAAGAACCATCAGCAATCATTATTGACAGTGCTGATCCTACCTATCAAATGCAAAGGATTATGCTGTCAATGGGACAAGAAGTGAAAGAAACAAAACCGATCCTTGAGCTAAATCCAAATAACAAAATCGTTAAAAATTTAAAAAACCTAGACAGCGAGAACTTGGAGAAAATAAGCATCATACTCCTTGAAGAAGCAATAATAACATCGGGCTTGCCTAGCAAAAACCCAAGTCAATTTATCAACATTCTAAACGAAATTTTAGAGAAAAATATATAA
- the ligA gene encoding NAD-dependent DNA ligase LigA, translating into MNKKIENEILYLKNLVKKWNKEYYVDSSPSVDDLHYDKYLLRLRDLENRHPEYKTLDTPTLKFGSDLLNEFKEIEHSFPVLSLDKAYDERELFLWIKKVILTDYSSSLEVFHGISVEPKIDGCSIVLYYEDGILKRALTRGDGRVGNDVTENVRTIKNVPLCIDKNVNLVLRGEIYINKENFFKINQTLENSYINARNLASGILRRINSREVANFPLDIFVYDVLDSSLGFNTNHDALDKLEELGFKVNPFFKIFDGKNLEEDIMSYIKEIEDRRNSLEYEIDGVVLKVDSFSLRQALGHTSHHPRWSIAYKFESLASLSKVIDISVQVGRSGKITPVAHIERVLVSGAFIENATLHNQDYIDSIGLNIGDIVSISRRGDVIPAVELVFEKLSVGSFKISSNCPSCGTPLVRDGSHLFCENKSCPSRVVERIKYFCSKKCMDIVGLSDKTIEFLFKMDFIHSEIDLCTFDFNKLINLKGFKLRRIDKFKNSIENSKKKPFSKLLLSMSIKEFGENTIALLIANNLNSFDVISTLCRDKENAFEELLKIKGIGERTALNIIEAFNDENILSKFNILKELGFKMEENKEEYRSNDSSLIGQKFCITGSFEEYPRHILINKITEKGAVFRNSVTKGLDFLLVGKNPGLKMRKASDLGIKIIGISDIKSLIGLDD; encoded by the coding sequence ATGAATAAAAAGATAGAGAATGAGATTTTATATTTAAAAAATTTAGTCAAGAAATGGAATAAGGAATATTATGTCGACTCTTCTCCGAGTGTGGATGACTTACATTATGATAAATATCTTTTGCGTCTTCGAGATTTAGAGAATAGGCACCCTGAATATAAAACATTAGATACGCCTACTCTTAAATTTGGGAGTGACCTCTTAAATGAGTTTAAAGAGATTGAACACTCTTTTCCTGTATTAAGTCTTGATAAGGCCTATGATGAGAGGGAATTATTTTTGTGGATTAAGAAGGTGATATTAACTGATTATAGCTCCAGCTTGGAAGTTTTTCATGGTATCTCAGTTGAGCCAAAAATTGATGGGTGTTCAATTGTTCTTTATTATGAAGATGGAATACTTAAGAGAGCACTGACTAGAGGAGATGGACGTGTTGGGAATGATGTTACTGAGAATGTTAGGACAATCAAAAATGTTCCTTTATGTATTGATAAAAATGTTAACCTAGTGTTAAGAGGTGAGATTTACATCAATAAGGAAAATTTTTTTAAAATAAATCAAACATTGGAAAACTCTTATATCAACGCCAGAAATTTAGCCTCAGGTATACTTAGAAGAATAAATAGCAGGGAGGTTGCTAATTTCCCTTTAGATATTTTTGTTTATGATGTTTTGGATTCTAGCTTAGGCTTTAATACGAATCATGACGCTTTGGATAAGCTTGAAGAGCTGGGATTTAAAGTTAATCCTTTTTTTAAGATTTTTGATGGTAAAAATTTGGAAGAAGACATTATGAGTTATATCAAAGAGATAGAGGATAGAAGGAATTCTCTCGAATATGAGATTGATGGAGTTGTTCTTAAGGTTGATAGTTTTAGTTTAAGGCAAGCTTTGGGGCATACTTCGCATCATCCAAGGTGGTCAATAGCTTATAAATTTGAATCTCTCGCAAGTCTTAGCAAAGTGATTGATATTTCCGTTCAGGTGGGTCGAAGTGGCAAAATTACCCCTGTTGCGCATATTGAGAGAGTTCTTGTTTCGGGCGCCTTTATTGAAAATGCAACTCTGCATAACCAAGATTATATAGATTCTATTGGTTTAAATATTGGAGATATTGTTTCAATTTCAAGGCGTGGAGATGTAATTCCTGCTGTTGAATTGGTCTTTGAAAAGCTTTCCGTTGGTAGTTTTAAAATTTCAAGTAATTGTCCTTCATGTGGTACCCCTTTAGTAAGGGATGGTTCGCACCTTTTTTGCGAAAACAAAAGTTGTCCTTCTAGGGTAGTTGAGAGGATAAAGTATTTTTGTAGTAAAAAATGTATGGATATTGTGGGACTTTCAGATAAAACAATTGAGTTTCTTTTCAAAATGGATTTTATACATTCAGAAATAGATCTTTGTACTTTTGATTTTAATAAACTTATTAACTTGAAAGGGTTTAAGCTTAGGAGAATAGATAAATTTAAAAATTCAATCGAAAACAGTAAAAAGAAACCATTCAGCAAACTACTCCTCAGTATGAGTATTAAGGAATTTGGGGAGAATACAATAGCATTGTTAATTGCTAATAATTTGAACTCATTTGATGTAATTAGTACTCTTTGTAGAGATAAAGAGAATGCATTTGAAGAGCTTTTAAAAATTAAGGGAATAGGGGAAAGGACAGCTTTAAATATTATTGAGGCGTTTAATGACGAGAATATTTTAAGTAAATTTAACATTTTAAAGGAGTTGGGATTTAAAATGGAGGAGAACAAGGAAGAGTATCGTTCAAATGATTCTTCTTTAATTGGGCAAAAATTTTGCATTACAGGTTCTTTTGAGGAGTACCCTAGGCACATTCTTATTAATAAAATAACTGAAAAAGGGGCCGTTTTTAGAAATTCAGTTACTAAGGGTTTGGACTTTTTACTTGTTGGAAAGAATCCTGGCCTGAAAATGAGAAAGGCCAGTGACCTGGGAATTAAGATTATTGGTATTTCTGATATTAAAAGTTTAATAGGTCTTGACGATTGA
- a CDS encoding HPr family phosphocarrier protein: MVKKEATIRAINGLHVRPASTFVKRAKEYSSDITVEADGKSVSGKSLFRLQTLELSSGKKVLVCADGDDEERAATELSELIESFKE; the protein is encoded by the coding sequence ATGGTAAAAAAAGAAGCTACTATTAGGGCTATTAATGGCTTACACGTAAGGCCGGCGTCGACTTTTGTGAAAAGAGCGAAAGAGTATTCTAGTGATATAACTGTGGAAGCTGATGGGAAATCTGTTAGCGGGAAGAGCTTATTTCGTTTGCAAACCTTGGAATTGTCTTCTGGTAAGAAAGTTTTGGTTTGTGCTGATGGGGATGATGAGGAGAGGGCTGCTACTGAGCTTTCTGAACTCATTGAGTCTTTTAAAGAGTGA
- the ptsP gene encoding phosphoenolpyruvate--protein phosphotransferase, with protein sequence MTLSGKRISKGIGVGEALFIKKDFDNLINKSKIDSSQVDSEIKKFNDAKVKAISALEKLTRKAADQLGADKEGIFEGQMLIIEDDELTDTVLNFIKYENCGAAYAVYLSFEELIKGMEEYTDVYLKERASDFRDIRNRLVSNILGQLTDLSEINRDVVLVTEELTPSDTMQVDLSYVKGFLTTVGGETSHAAILARTMELPALVMSPSDISNIKDGDRLIIDGLSSIVINNPSTSELNKYMNKMLKHSKMEEELFSLKDKKAETKDGVTISLKANIGTPADISYVNKYGLEGIGLFRTEFLYMESGKPPTEEEQFEAYKKVVETVEKKGVVTIRTLDIGGDKEIPYLHFPKEDNPFLGYRALRMYMDYEELVQVQFNAIFRASHYGKVRIMVPMLTRYEDIDIIEHFVGRARENLRSRNLPFDGDLEVGCMIEVPSAALIATELSNKLKFFSIGTNDLTQYTLAVDRGNQKISNLYDKYNPAVLRLIKHVFDAGSSSGIDVSVCGELGGDEAGALILVGLGFRSLSMVPSASLRIKYLLKKYTISELGELANRVLSSKLESETLKYLDKFIGD encoded by the coding sequence ATGACTTTATCGGGAAAAAGAATATCTAAGGGGATAGGTGTAGGAGAAGCTCTTTTTATTAAAAAAGATTTTGATAATTTGATTAATAAATCAAAAATTGATTCTTCTCAAGTTGACAGTGAGATAAAAAAGTTTAATGACGCTAAGGTTAAGGCTATTTCTGCACTTGAGAAGCTTACAAGGAAGGCGGCGGACCAGCTTGGTGCTGATAAAGAGGGTATTTTTGAGGGTCAGATGTTGATCATTGAAGATGATGAGCTTACAGATACCGTTTTAAATTTTATTAAGTATGAAAATTGTGGTGCTGCTTACGCTGTTTATTTATCTTTTGAAGAATTGATTAAGGGTATGGAGGAGTACACGGATGTTTATTTAAAGGAGAGGGCCTCTGATTTCAGAGATATTAGGAATAGGCTTGTTTCAAATATTTTAGGGCAATTAACTGATCTGTCTGAAATTAATAGAGATGTAGTTTTGGTTACTGAAGAATTAACTCCTTCTGATACAATGCAAGTTGATTTAAGTTATGTTAAAGGATTCTTGACTACGGTTGGTGGTGAAACTTCTCACGCTGCTATTTTAGCAAGGACAATGGAATTGCCAGCTCTTGTTATGTCTCCTTCAGATATTAGCAATATTAAAGATGGCGATAGGTTGATCATTGATGGACTCTCTTCGATTGTTATTAATAACCCATCAACTAGTGAACTTAATAAATACATGAATAAAATGTTAAAACACAGTAAGATGGAGGAAGAGCTTTTTTCATTAAAGGATAAAAAGGCAGAGACGAAAGATGGCGTTACAATATCTTTAAAGGCTAATATTGGAACTCCTGCAGATATTTCTTATGTTAATAAGTATGGGCTTGAGGGGATAGGGCTTTTTAGGACAGAGTTTTTGTATATGGAATCTGGTAAGCCACCTACGGAGGAGGAGCAGTTTGAAGCTTATAAGAAAGTCGTGGAAACTGTTGAGAAGAAGGGCGTTGTTACTATTCGTACTCTTGATATTGGAGGCGATAAAGAGATACCTTATCTTCATTTTCCAAAGGAAGATAACCCTTTTTTGGGGTATCGTGCGCTGAGGATGTACATGGACTATGAAGAGTTAGTGCAGGTGCAGTTTAATGCAATTTTTAGAGCTAGTCATTATGGCAAGGTAAGGATAATGGTGCCTATGCTTACTAGGTATGAGGACATTGATATAATCGAACATTTTGTAGGTAGGGCTAGGGAGAATTTAAGATCTAGGAATTTGCCTTTTGATGGAGATTTGGAAGTAGGCTGTATGATAGAAGTACCTTCTGCGGCTTTAATTGCTACTGAACTTTCCAATAAATTGAAGTTTTTTAGTATTGGGACTAATGATTTGACTCAATATACTTTAGCGGTGGACCGTGGTAATCAGAAGATATCAAATTTGTATGATAAGTATAATCCTGCTGTTTTAAGACTAATTAAGCATGTTTTTGATGCTGGGAGTAGCTCTGGAATTGATGTGTCTGTTTGTGGCGAGCTTGGGGGAGATGAGGCTGGAGCTTTAATTCTTGTTGGTCTTGGATTTAGGTCTTTGAGTATGGTCCCTAGCGCTTCGCTTAGGATTAAGTATTTACTAAAGAAATATACAATATCTGAGCTTGGTGAATTAGCTAATAGAGTATTGAGTAGTAAGTTAGAGTCAGAGACTTTGAAATATTTAGATAAATTTATAGGAGATTAG
- a CDS encoding DUF3996 domain-containing protein: protein MKKLILIIFLLLITWADTFGRNSYLNRGVGFGGSIGNPMFNYIMSFPFIDVEIGYGGTNGIILSGRGIDSKKYDFNLFALAALDLIFTVPLMERLSIGLGIGGSIHIASRKSDLINLQLGFGVRTPVVLFYDLTEKVEMGFKIAPSIEFISNTRSLAYHHLYAGLKTNIIGGIFAKYYI from the coding sequence GTGAAAAAACTGATACTAATAATATTTTTGCTATTAATTACATGGGCTGATACGTTTGGAAGAAATTCGTACCTAAACAGAGGAGTGGGATTTGGAGGCAGCATTGGAAACCCCATGTTCAATTACATTATGTCCTTCCCGTTCATTGACGTCGAGATAGGGTATGGGGGTACAAATGGAATAATTTTATCCGGCCGTGGCATTGACTCAAAAAAATACGACTTCAACCTGTTTGCACTTGCAGCTCTAGATTTAATCTTCACAGTACCCTTAATGGAAAGGCTATCCATTGGATTAGGCATCGGAGGCAGCATACACATAGCATCTCGCAAATCAGATTTAATAAACCTACAATTGGGATTTGGAGTCAGAACACCAGTGGTCCTTTTCTACGACCTAACAGAAAAGGTAGAAATGGGTTTTAAAATAGCACCTTCAATAGAATTTATATCAAACACAAGATCTCTTGCATATCACCACCTCTATGCGGGTCTTAAGACAAATATAATTGGAGGAATATTTGCAAAATACTATATCTAA